In one Hordeum vulgare subsp. vulgare unplaced genomic scaffold, MorexV3_pseudomolecules_assembly, whole genome shotgun sequence genomic region, the following are encoded:
- the LOC123421233 gene encoding ATP synthase subunit alpha, chloroplastic, with amino-acid sequence MATLRVDEIHKILRERIEQYNRKVGIENIGRVVQVGDGIARIIGLGEIMSGELVQFAEGTRGIALNLESKNVGIVLMGDGLMIQEGSFVKATGRIAQIPVSEAYLGRVVNALAKPIDGKGEIIASESRLIESPAPSIISRRSVYEPLQTGLIAIDSMIPIGRGQRELIIGDRQTGKTAVATDTILNQKGQGVICVYVAIGQRASSVAQVVTTFHEEGAMEYTIVVAEMADSPATLQYLAPYTGAALAEYFMYRERHTLIIYDDLSKQAQAYRQMSLLLRRPPGREAYPGDVFYLHSRLLERAAKLNSLLGEGSMTALPIVETQSGDVSAYIPTNVISITDGQIFLSADLFNAGIRPAINVGISVSRVGSAAQIKAMKQVAGKSKLELAQFAELQAFAQFASALDKTSQNQLARGRRLRELLKQSQANPLPVEEQIATIYTGTRGYLDSLEIEQVNKFLDELRKHLKDTKPQFQEIISSSKTFTEQAEILLKEAIQEQLERFSLQ; translated from the coding sequence ATGGCAACCCTTCGAGTCGACGAAATTCATAAAATTCTCCGCGAACGTATTGAACAATATAATAGGAAAGTAGGGATTGAGAATATAGGTCGCGTAGTTCAAGTGGGGGATGGGATTGCTCGTATTATAGGTCTTGGTGAAATAATGTCGGGTGAATTAGTCCAATTTGCAGAAGGTACTAGGGGTATTGCTCTGAATTTGGAATCCAAAAATGTTGGGATTGTATTAATGGGCGATGGGTTGATGATACAAGAGGGCAGTTTTGTAAAAGCAACAGGAAGAATTGCTCAGATACCCGTGAGTGAGGCTTACTTGGGTCGTGTTGTAAATGCTCTGGCTAAACCTATTGATGGGAAAGGCGAAATTATAGCTTCCGAATCTCGCTTAATTGAATCTCCTGCTCCAAGTATAATTTCCAGGCGTTCCGTATACGAACCTCTTCAAACAGGGCTTATTGCTATCGATTCGATGATTCCTATAGGGCGCGGTCAGCGAGAGTTAATTATTGGGGACAGACAGACTGGCAAAACAGCAGTAGCTACAGATACAATTCTCAATCAAAAAGGGCaaggtgtaatatgtgtttatgtAGCTATCGGTCAAAGAGCATCCTCCGTAGCTCAAGTAGTAACTACTTTCCATGAGGAGGGGGCCATGGAATACACTATTGTAGTAGCTGAAATGGCGGATTCACCTGCTACATTACAATACCTCGCTCCTTATACGGGAGCAGCCCTGGCTGAGTATTTTATGTACCGCGAACGGCATACTTTAATAATTTATGATGATCTCTCCAAACAGGCACAAGCTTATCGCCAAATGTCCCTTCTATTAAGAAGACCTCCCGGCCGTGAGGCTTATCCAGGGGATGTTTTTTATTTGCATTCACGCCTTTTAGAAAGAGCCGCTAAATTAAATTCTCTTTTAGGCGAAGGAAGTATGACCGCTTTACCAATAGTTGAGACTCAATCTGGAGACGTTTCCGCCTATATTCCTACTAATGTAATCTCCATTACAGATGGACAAATATTCTTATCGGCGGATCTATTCAATGCCGGAATTCGACCCGCTATTAATGTGGGTATTTCTGTTTCCAGAGTAGGATCCGCGGCTCAAATTAAAGCCATGAAACAAGTAGCTGGCAAATCAAAATTGGAACTAGCTCAATTCGCAGAGTTACAAGCCTTTGCACAATTCGCCTCTGCTCTCGATAAAACAAGTCAGAATCAATTGGCAAGGGGTCGACGATTAAGGGAATTGCTTAAACAATCCCAGGCAAATCCTCTCCCAGTGGAAGAGCAGATAGCTACTATTTATACCGGAACAAGAGGATATCTTGATTCGTTAGAAATCGAACAGGTAAATAAATTTCTGGATGAGTTACGTAAACACCTAAAAGATACTAAACCTCAATTCCAAGAAATTATATCTTCTAGCAAGACATTCACCGAGCAAGCGGAAATCCTTTTGAAGGAAGCTATTCAGGAACAGCTGGAACGGTTTTCCCTTCAGTAA
- the LOC123421237 gene encoding ATP synthase subunit a, chloroplastic has product MCFLGILNIKLIVQVAELRKRWLNQKNSFFEVQFLSEDNMNIIPCSIKTLKGLYDISGVEVGQHFYWQIGGFQIHAQVLITSWVVITILLGSVVIAVRNPQTIPTDGQNFFEYVLEFIRDLSKTQIGEEYGPWVPFIGTMFLFIFVSNWSGALLPWKIIELPHGELAAPTNDINTTVALALLTSAAYFYAGLSKKGLSYFEKYIKPTPILLPINILEDFTKPLSLSFRLFGNILADELVVVVLVSLVPLVIPIPVMFLGLFTSGIQALIFATLAAAYIGESMEGHH; this is encoded by the coding sequence ATGTGCTTTCTTGGTATCCTAAATATCAAATTAATAGTTCAAGTTGCTGAGTTGAGAAAGAGATGGTTGAATCAAAAGAATTCCTTTTTTGAAGTTCAATTTTTATCAGAGGACAATATGAAtattataccttgttccattaaaacaCTCAAGGGGTTATACGATATATCGGGTGTAGAAGTAGGCCAACACTTCTATTGGCAAATAGGAGGTTTTCAAATTCATGCCCAGGTACTCATCACTTCTTGGGTCGTAATTACTATCTTGCTAGGTTCAGTTGTCATAGCTGTTCGGAATCCACAAACCATCCCGACCGACGGGcagaatttttttgaatatgtCCTTGAGTTTATTCGAGACTTGAGCAAAACTCAGATTGGAGAAGAATATGGTCCCTGGGTTCCCTTTATTGGAACtatgttcctttttatttttgtttcaaatTGGTCGGGTGCTCTTTTACCTTGGAAAATTATAGAGTTACCCCATGGGGAATTAGCAGCGCCCACGAATGATATAAATACTACTGTTGCTTTAGCTTTACTCACGTCAGCGGCATATTTTTATGCTGGTCTTAGCAAAAAAGGATTGAGCTATTTCGAGAAATATATTAAACCAACCCCAATCCTTTTACCAATTAACATCCTAGAAGATTTCACAAAACCATTATCGCTTAGCTTTCGACTTTTCGGGAATATATTGGCGGATGAAttagtcgttgttgttcttgtttctttAGTCCCCTTAGTAATCCCTATACCGGTCATGTTTCTTGGATTATTTACAAGCGGTATTCAAGCTCTTATTTTTGCAACATTAGCCGCAGCCTATATAGGTGAATCCATGGAGGGTCATCATTGA